The genomic stretch ACTCAATCATCATCTCGGAAGAGTGGAGTGGAATCCGCAAGAGCGGCGTCGGACGCTGAAGGTTGACGCTCAAATACTGGAGGAAGAATGAAACGAGCTTTCGTGATCGCGACCCTTCTGGTGGTCGCCTTTGCCGCAGGCATGGTGGCGGCGAACAAGTTCGGCACGCCCGCAACGCTGCTGCACATCGTAACCGTGCAGTGGAAGGACGAGGCCACACCCGAGCAGAGGCAGCAGGCCATCGACGGTATCCGGAAGATGGCCGGGGAGGTCCCGGGCGTCCGGAACATCTGGCTGAAGACCGTGAAAGTGCAGCCCAATACCTATAACGCCGTTTTTGTCATGGAGTTCCAGAACCAGAAGGCGTTCGATGCCTACGCTGACCATCCGGCACACCGTGAATGGGAGAAGGTGTACCTCCCCATCCGGCAGCGCAGCACCACCCACGACGTCACCAACTAGCACTCTCGGTCGCGGTTCGGTGAGAACACCAGAACCGCGACCGCTCACCTTGCACGTATCGCGCCGTAACGCGCATGATCCTGCGCGGCGGCTCAGGGACCAGTAAGACTGTCTTTCGTTCCTTCCCTATTGCAAACAATTACTTTTGGGCCCGGCATATAGTGGTTTGTATGCAGAAGCATGTTTCGTCATTGCCCCGCCGCCAGTTCGCGCTCTCTTTGTGTGGATTACCCCTTTCGTTAAGGAACATGTTCGGGCAATCTGAGTCTCTGCCGTGGAACGGACCAGCTACTATCGCCAAAGTCTATCTGGGTGGGCCTCCCATCTGGCCCACACCTGATCTGGATGCGAAAAAGGAAGTGGCCGAGGTGGAAGCCGAGCTGAGAAAAGTGGAGCTCAAAAACGCGCACCTGGTCCGGTTCATAGGTGGAGACCTGCTGCGCGCTCCGGAGGAGGTCCAGCCGTGGTTGGCCAGGATGGGCGACGTCGACGGCGTTCTGATGATTCCGATCTCGGCACCGACTCGGGCCCAGCGGGCGCTGATCGATCAACTCAAGGTGCCCGCGCTCCTTTTCTCAAGGCCGTATGCCACGCACTCCTGGTCTGAAATCGCCCCACTTCGGAAGACCGGAAAAAAGCTTGATGTCTTGGCTTCATCAAGTTACGGAGACCTCGATCCATACATGCGCATGTTCCGTACCGTGAGGCATCTGCGCAGGAGCAAGGTTCTGGTGGGCGCGGTAAACCCCGCGATAACCCCACCTGAAGTGGACGCCTACAGCAAACAGTTCGGCACCACCTTCAAAGTTGTAGACCCGGCGGAGTTCCGCGACTGCTTCGAGGCGGTGGACGAGCGCAAAGCGCAGAAAGAGGCGGACGAGTTCGCGCGCGGCGCGCTGCGGGTAGTCGAGGCCACTCCCGAGGAACTCCGCGACGGCTTACGGTTCTACCTCGGTCTGGCCAATATGCTCAAGGCGGAACAGGCGAATGCCCTCACCATCGACTGCATGGGCATGACGCCTCCCAAGACACTGCCGGCCTATCCATGCATCGCCTGGTCGAAGTTCAACGACATGGGACTTTATGGGGTCTGCGAGGGCCACATTCCCTGTACCATGACGCATCTGCTGGTGACCTCTTATGCTGAAGTCCCGGGCTTTTTTGCCGAGCAGGTGTTCGACACTAGCGCAAACGAGGTCATTCACGCCAATTGCAACTCCGCGACCAAGATGAAAGGGCTGCACGGCCCCTCGTATCCCTACATCCTTCGCAACAACGTGGAATCAAAAGCAGGTGCTGTCCTCCAGGTTCTGATGCCCGTGGGCGAAACCGTCACAATCGGCAGATTCAACGGCCCTACCAGTTTCCTGGCATCTACGGCCGAGGTCACCGGACTGGTTGATAGCGACCGCGGTTGCCGCAATAAAATCCGCACGCGCGTGAGCGACGCGCAAAAGTGGCTGCAAAGCTTCCCTGGAGTCCTCCACCGCGTGCTCTTCTATGGCAACCATCTTAAGGCCATCGAGGGGATGGGCCGCCTTATGGGCTTCGAGGTGGTGCGGGAGGTCTGATCGTTACTGAACCAGACCTGTCCCAATGGTGCCGACGGGCTTTCTATTTGAGCACCGGGGCGCTCTGCTCAGGGGTGGTTACTCCCGCGGGCAGTTCCATCAGCCTGATATTGCGGAAGTGGATCTCCGCGCCTTCCGACTCCAGGCACAGATAGCCTTTCTTCTGCGTGGCCCGGCTGATGCCGTTGACGAACTTGCCGTTTACCGCCAGTTTCACCGTCCCATCTACCGCCACCACGTCATAGGTGTTCCACTCCCCGCGTCCCTTGCAGCGGTTTTCGATGGATTTGCTGCGCTCGTTCCGGGGATTGTCCGGC from Clostridia bacterium encodes the following:
- a CDS encoding Dabb family protein, whose protein sequence is MKRAFVIATLLVVAFAAGMVAANKFGTPATLLHIVTVQWKDEATPEQRQQAIDGIRKMAGEVPGVRNIWLKTVKVQPNTYNAVFVMEFQNQKAFDAYADHPAHREWEKVYLPIRQRSTTHDVTN
- a CDS encoding DUF1080 domain-containing protein, which codes for PDNPRNERSKSIENRCKGRGEWNTYDVVAVDGTVKLAVNGKFVNGISRATQKKGYLCLESEGAEIHFRNIRLMELPAGVTTPEQSAPVLK